A genomic region of Capnocytophaga canimorsus contains the following coding sequences:
- the nhaD gene encoding sodium:proton antiporter NhaD — protein MEMLIIAVFFIGYFFITIEHSVRIDKTISALGMASVCWALLKLFNLTVYEISDGLHPLYIEISEKFGLPISEAKAQAIDELLLHHLGKIAEILFFLIGAMTIVEIVDMHRGFEILKKIIKTRKKKKLLWIFGIVAFFLSAVIDNLTATIVLISILRKLVPFQKERMWYASLIVIAANAGGAWSPVGDVTTTMLWMANKVTAFKLTEYVFIPSVICFLVPFFIASFLPVFQGRLDIPATDKTSAFKYSTTVLILGFLAIVFVPVFKSITHLPPYIGMLFALASMWFFSELLKPIKELEEDKLHTFSPHRALSKIEMSSILFFLGILLGVAALESIGVLFNFAGWLNEAIPNQNIVVILLGIGSSVIDNVPLVAASIGMFQNPLDDAMWHFIAYTAGTGGSLLIIGSAAGVAAMGMEKINFFWYAKNILWLAFAGFIFGALTLMAMEYLHLF, from the coding sequence ATGGAAATGTTGATTATTGCCGTGTTTTTTATCGGTTATTTTTTCATTACAATTGAGCACTCCGTACGTATTGACAAAACTATTTCAGCCTTAGGAATGGCTTCGGTTTGTTGGGCACTGCTCAAATTATTCAATCTTACGGTGTATGAAATTTCTGACGGTTTACATCCGCTTTATATCGAAATTTCAGAAAAATTTGGTTTGCCCATAAGTGAGGCAAAAGCACAAGCTATTGATGAATTACTCCTACATCATTTGGGAAAAATTGCCGAAATTTTATTCTTTCTAATTGGGGCAATGACCATTGTTGAAATTGTGGATATGCACCGCGGTTTTGAAATCCTAAAAAAAATTATCAAAACCCGTAAAAAGAAAAAATTACTTTGGATTTTTGGCATCGTCGCTTTTTTTCTTTCCGCAGTGATTGATAATCTGACAGCAACTATAGTGCTTATCAGTATCTTACGCAAACTTGTGCCTTTTCAAAAAGAAAGAATGTGGTATGCCTCTTTGATTGTTATTGCAGCCAACGCTGGTGGGGCGTGGTCGCCTGTGGGCGATGTTACCACCACAATGCTTTGGATGGCAAATAAAGTAACCGCTTTTAAATTAACCGAATATGTTTTCATTCCTTCGGTAATTTGTTTTTTAGTGCCTTTTTTCATCGCTTCATTTTTACCTGTTTTTCAGGGGCGTTTGGATATTCCAGCAACCGATAAAACCAGCGCCTTTAAATACAGCACGACAGTACTGATACTTGGTTTTTTAGCCATTGTTTTTGTCCCTGTTTTTAAATCAATTACACATCTTCCACCTTATATCGGGATGTTATTTGCCTTGGCAAGTATGTGGTTTTTTTCGGAACTGCTAAAACCTATCAAAGAACTTGAAGAAGACAAGTTACACACGTTTTCACCTCATCGGGCACTTTCCAAAATAGAAATGTCAAGTATATTGTTCTTCTTAGGAATTTTACTTGGAGTTGCAGCTTTAGAATCAATAGGGGTACTATTTAATTTTGCAGGTTGGCTTAATGAAGCCATTCCTAATCAGAATATCGTAGTTATTTTACTAGGGATAGGCTCTTCGGTAATTGACAATGTCCCTTTAGTAGCAGCCAGTATAGGAATGTTTCAAAATCCTTTAGATGATGCAATGTGGCACTTCATTGCCTATACGGCAGGTACCGGAGGAAGTCTGCTTATCATCGGTTCGGCAGCAGGAGTAGCTGCAATGGGAATGGAAAAAATCAATTTCTTCTGGTATGCCAAAAACATTTTATGGCTGGCTTTTGCAGGATTCATCTTCGGGGCATTGACCCTTATGGCGATGGAATATCTGCATTTGTTTTAG
- the metG gene encoding methionine--tRNA ligase, with the protein MSKRYTITAALPYTNGPIHIGHLAGVYVPADIYARFQRLKGNDVAFICGSDEHGVAISMKAKKEGITPQEVIDKYDAIIRNSFKDFGISFDNYSRTSLPIHHQTASDFFKKLYDNGDFIEETTSQLFDEKANQFLADRFVIGTCPKCSNEEAYGDQCEKCGTSLNATDLINPKSTLTGAKPVLKQTKHWFLPLDRYDAFLRNWILEGHKNDWKPNVYGQVKSWLDDGLKPRAVTRDLDWGIPVPVQGAEGKVLYVWFDAPIGYISSTKEWAAREGKDWEPYWKDQNTKLVHFIGKDNIVFHCVIFPAMLKAEGSYILPDNVPANEFLNLEGNKLSTSKNWAVWLHEYLQDFPNQQDVLRYALTANAPETKDNDFTWKDFQARNNNELVAIFGNFINRVVVLTHKYYQGIVPQPTILTETDQQTLSQMKEFAEKIETSLERYRFREALQELMNLARLGNKYLADEEPWKLIKTDEDRVKTIMYVALQIAAELALLSEPFLPFTSEKLKKILCFSALKNNIVWGDTSKELLPTGHTIGQVELLFVKIEDEAIEKQLNKLESTKKANEQASKTLSPQKETITFDDFAKMDIRIGTILEAQKMPKANKLLILKVDTGIDIRTIVSGIAESYSPEEIIGKRVTILANLAPRTLRGVQSEGMILMTTSPEGKHIFINPDISEIENGSPVS; encoded by the coding sequence ATGTCAAAAAGATATACAATAACGGCAGCCTTGCCGTACACCAATGGTCCTATTCATATTGGACATTTAGCAGGAGTGTATGTTCCTGCCGATATTTATGCGCGTTTTCAAAGACTAAAAGGAAATGATGTGGCTTTCATCTGTGGAAGTGACGAACACGGTGTTGCCATTTCAATGAAAGCAAAAAAGGAAGGCATTACCCCACAAGAGGTAATCGACAAATACGATGCCATTATCCGTAACTCTTTTAAAGATTTTGGTATTTCCTTCGATAATTATTCGCGTACCTCTTTGCCTATTCATCACCAAACAGCTTCCGATTTCTTCAAAAAATTATATGATAATGGTGATTTTATTGAAGAAACCACCTCACAACTTTTCGATGAAAAAGCCAATCAGTTTCTTGCCGACCGATTCGTCATAGGTACTTGCCCCAAATGTAGCAATGAGGAGGCTTATGGTGACCAATGCGAAAAATGCGGCACCTCACTCAATGCCACCGATTTAATCAACCCAAAATCAACCCTAACAGGTGCTAAGCCTGTTTTGAAGCAAACCAAACATTGGTTTTTACCTTTAGACAGATATGATGCGTTTTTAAGGAATTGGATTTTGGAAGGACACAAAAACGATTGGAAACCCAACGTTTATGGTCAGGTAAAATCGTGGCTTGACGACGGACTAAAACCTCGTGCCGTTACTCGTGATTTGGATTGGGGAATTCCCGTTCCCGTTCAAGGTGCTGAAGGTAAAGTGTTATACGTATGGTTCGATGCCCCCATTGGGTACATTTCTTCGACCAAAGAGTGGGCTGCACGTGAGGGTAAAGACTGGGAACCTTATTGGAAAGACCAAAACACCAAATTGGTACATTTTATCGGGAAAGACAATATCGTTTTTCACTGCGTAATTTTCCCCGCTATGCTCAAAGCCGAAGGCTCATACATTTTACCTGATAATGTCCCCGCCAATGAATTCCTCAACCTAGAAGGAAATAAATTATCTACTTCCAAAAATTGGGCGGTTTGGCTTCACGAATATTTACAAGATTTTCCTAATCAACAAGATGTTTTGCGTTATGCTTTAACAGCCAATGCCCCCGAAACTAAAGACAATGACTTTACTTGGAAAGATTTTCAAGCACGTAATAACAACGAATTGGTAGCCATTTTTGGTAATTTTATCAATCGAGTAGTGGTACTGACTCATAAATATTATCAAGGAATTGTTCCCCAGCCTACAATACTGACTGAGACAGACCAACAAACGCTTTCGCAAATGAAAGAATTTGCAGAAAAAATAGAAACCTCCTTGGAGCGTTATCGATTCCGAGAGGCATTGCAAGAGCTGATGAATTTAGCCCGATTAGGCAACAAATATCTGGCAGATGAAGAACCGTGGAAACTTATCAAAACCGATGAAGATAGGGTAAAAACTATAATGTATGTAGCCTTACAAATCGCCGCTGAATTAGCCTTGTTAAGCGAGCCTTTTTTGCCCTTTACCTCGGAAAAATTAAAGAAAATACTCTGTTTCTCAGCGCTTAAAAACAATATTGTTTGGGGAGATACCTCTAAAGAGTTGCTTCCTACAGGGCATACTATCGGACAAGTCGAATTGCTTTTTGTAAAAATAGAAGATGAAGCCATTGAAAAACAATTAAATAAATTGGAAAGTACAAAAAAAGCCAATGAACAAGCCTCTAAAACGCTATCTCCTCAAAAAGAAACCATTACTTTTGATGATTTCGCTAAAATGGATATTCGTATCGGAACTATTTTGGAAGCTCAAAAGATGCCCAAAGCCAACAAATTGCTTATTTTAAAAGTAGATACTGGAATTGACATTCGCACGATTGTTTCAGGGATTGCCGAGAGTTATTCTCCTGAAGAAATCATCGGAAAAAGAGTTACCATATTGGCTAACCTTGCTCCTCGAACCTTACGTGGCGTGCAAAGTGAGGGAATGATACTGATGACCACTTCCCCCGAAGGAAAACACATTTTTATCAATCCTGATATTTCTGAAATTGAAAACGGAAGCCCAGTAAGTTAA
- a CDS encoding putative glycoside hydrolase, whose protein sequence is MKYLKFIIPLMALLFGCKNEQKNVADNKVAIENEKAFIFSTWITYDAKRTDESYHQEFEKYRSHGITEVLVNTSADPEGLKRLVAIAKAKDIKLHAWIMTVNRPDDQEALKHPQWYMVSREGKSCYDNRPYVDYYQWLCPTQKESREHILKLVERLAAVEGIVSVHLDYIRFPDIYLPIGLLPNYNLVQEEELPQFDFCYCDACVSEFESVHHKNPREFKNPAIDMEWKQFRYNKIKQLVDDATAIVHKKGKMITAAVFPYPEMAGQMVRQRWDKWNVDRVYPMIYHNFYNEETDWVGFATCQGIEDLKGKHTQLHTGIYVPPINATDLEKAIKFAKENGASGVSFYDGPDITPEQLEVIKKLSSNPK, encoded by the coding sequence ATGAAATATTTAAAGTTTATCATTCCGTTAATGGCATTGCTTTTCGGATGTAAAAACGAACAAAAGAATGTTGCAGACAACAAAGTCGCCATTGAAAATGAAAAAGCCTTCATTTTTTCCACTTGGATTACCTACGACGCTAAGCGAACTGATGAAAGTTATCATCAAGAGTTTGAAAAATATCGTTCGCACGGAATTACTGAGGTGTTGGTGAATACGTCGGCAGATCCTGAGGGACTTAAGAGGCTTGTTGCTATAGCCAAAGCCAAAGACATCAAGTTACACGCTTGGATAATGACCGTTAATCGCCCTGATGATCAGGAGGCTTTAAAGCATCCGCAGTGGTATATGGTTAGTCGAGAAGGAAAATCGTGTTATGACAATCGCCCCTATGTGGATTATTATCAGTGGCTTTGCCCTACGCAAAAAGAATCACGAGAGCATATACTCAAGCTTGTGGAGCGTTTGGCAGCAGTTGAAGGCATAGTTAGTGTTCATTTGGATTATATTCGTTTTCCTGATATCTATTTGCCCATAGGATTGCTTCCTAATTACAATTTGGTACAAGAAGAAGAATTGCCTCAGTTTGATTTTTGCTATTGTGATGCTTGTGTTTCTGAGTTTGAATCAGTACATCATAAAAATCCGCGTGAGTTTAAAAACCCAGCAATAGATATGGAGTGGAAGCAATTTCGCTACAACAAGATTAAACAATTGGTTGACGATGCCACAGCAATCGTACATAAAAAAGGAAAAATGATTACTGCGGCCGTGTTTCCGTACCCAGAAATGGCTGGGCAAATGGTACGTCAGCGTTGGGACAAATGGAATGTAGATCGCGTTTACCCAATGATTTATCATAATTTTTATAATGAAGAGACGGATTGGGTAGGTTTTGCTACTTGTCAGGGTATTGAGGACTTAAAAGGAAAACATACTCAGCTTCATACGGGTATTTATGTGCCACCAATCAATGCTACAGACCTAGAAAAGGCCATTAAGTTTGCGAAAGAAAATGGTGCTTCTGGGGTTTCATTTTATGACGGACCTGATATTACCCCTGAACAGTTGGAAGTTATTAAAAAATTAAGCTCAAATCCAAAATAA
- a CDS encoding Tll0287-like domain-containing protein: MKTLSLFLAFFLVGCSGVSRKLTDSQQEYYLKLGDSITTKAQSVLLTQVSQQIQKGGFTKAVDFCSEKALPITDSLSLSNKVSLWRITDKNRNPENAIRTTEDKNAWEALLAKMKEDSQQKHLLSLQEDGLYYYKAIPLGMPTCLACHGSTQNQIDAETQQVIQAKYPQDKAIGYQLGQLRGMWKVKLPQ, from the coding sequence ATGAAAACATTATCTTTATTTTTAGCGTTTTTTTTGGTGGGTTGTAGCGGGGTGTCTCGTAAATTAACGGACTCACAGCAAGAGTACTACTTAAAGTTGGGTGATAGTATCACTACTAAAGCTCAAAGCGTATTACTTACCCAAGTTTCGCAACAAATTCAAAAAGGTGGTTTTACTAAGGCGGTCGACTTCTGTAGTGAGAAAGCTTTACCTATTACGGATTCTCTTTCGCTGAGTAATAAGGTGTCTTTGTGGCGGATTACCGATAAAAATAGAAATCCAGAGAATGCCATACGTACCACAGAAGATAAGAATGCTTGGGAAGCACTTCTTGCAAAAATGAAAGAGGATTCTCAACAAAAACATTTACTTTCCTTACAAGAAGATGGATTGTATTATTACAAAGCTATTCCACTGGGTATGCCCACTTGCCTTGCTTGTCACGGCAGTACACAAAATCAGATTGATGCTGAAACTCAGCAGGTGATTCAAGCTAAATATCCGCAAGATAAAGCCATAGGTTATCAACTTGGACAGCTACGAGGTATGTGGAAAGTGAAACTTCCTCAATAA